The genomic interval taacttACTTTtagcttgacaaaaaaatgtatttgataggctaacaaataaaatatatttgtaagtttattatttatgaataaaaatgatttatattcaaatgtaaagcaaaatattaaatattatcattaGACGACATATAGTTAACAAGTTCGTGTCAAGTTTAGGGTCAAAACTGACCAATGAAATCACAACACATCAGGTTGCGAATTCGACGTGGTTGTTTTTCGACAACAATTGTGAATGAGGGTTATGTTTTTGTAGTGTTCTTTTCATTTAGTTGAATTCCTTGTCACTACTGCATGGTGTCAGTATCCCAGTACTCTTGAGGAATTTTACAAGatgaaaaacatttataattttttatcttCTTTTCCAATTCTACTAGTAACTATTGGTCTTGGACATGAAAAAGGTAGGCCTAACATAACTTTTAAACGACCAACATTTTCAGTCAGCAGGGCACCACCTGTCACACGTCAGCTTGCTTGTATGTAGTGTAGTGTAGGTGGAAGGGCTTGTCACTGTATGGTGAAAAtagattactgtatatattcattaggaataattatgtaggcctaatgtaggGGCTTAGCTAGCAAGGCTTGCTTAAGTtacttaaaaaattatttttgttttttggaaaatgaatttctaataataaatattataaataatctgttttactttactttttatatattcagGCGTATATTGGCTAGTTCAGTATGCCTCCTCGACCTAGCATGgttgtttaatataataaaaaccaGTGCTTGGTTAGTTTGTAtaatagataggcctatatgttgGTTATGGTTGGTTATATTTCTCGTTTTATGTCTGTTTTGTGTCTTCTGCTTGTTTACTTCtgttgttatttaatttaaaatctgATTCTGGTTGGTGTATGGTGTACTGTGTTACTTGCGAAACCTTAGACCTGGCCGCTGGGgtgatcaaataaaataaaactatacatAGAACACGtttctacaataataaataaaaaagcctgatcattttttattatgttttacttCGTAGGAGTTGATGCCACTCAGAAGGATGCCTCGAGGCATATGGAGAATGGTAATGCCTTATTGGCCGCTGGTCAGCTCGCCGAGGCACTGAACCATTACAATTCAGCAATTGGTATGTTTATTCAAGCATAAAagacaattttgttttgttcatgCTTACATTTTACTTGAAATTGTACATTCaaaatggggttttttttcgCTAAAAGTTTTTAGCTAAAATTCACATTCCGTTTTCTTTCTTTTACAGAGAATGACCCAGATAATTTCATGGCATACTACAGGAGGGCAACTGTTTATTTGGCAATGGGCCGTTCCAAGTCGGCGTTACCGGACTTGAAGAAGAGCAGTGTATtaaataaagcattttcaccCGCTCTTGTTAACCATGGCAACATCCTAATGAAACAAGGTCATTTGGCAGCCGCTAAGAAAGACTACGAAGCAGTTGTAAGTTTATTTGGAGCGAAGGTCATAGTTAAGAGGTCAAACTTTCAGAAAggttaaatatataatatatgtatcaGTGGTgaatccaggattttgaaacaGAGGGGCCTAGGGCCTAAAAGTGGTGAAATGAAGTTAtgaacttaatttgatgtccaATCCTTTGCATTACCATTTGCAAAATTTAAGATTCACCGTGACACCTATGTATGTGATTTAATGAATGGACTACTGTATCGGAATTTGTAAGTGAAAGAAATACTCTGTTTTGTTCTACAGATAGCAAACGATCCAAGCAATAAAGAAGCCAATGAGAAGCTAAGACTGGTTGATCCATTAATTGCGAACATAAAGCAAGGCGACGCCCTCATGAAGTCCAGGAACTTTCAAGAGGCCCTTCAATATTATAATGCTGTTATAGATGTAAGAGATTCAACAATAATTTCGTTTAGAATTTATCAAGATTTTTGCTTTGCACTATCTTATTGTTTTGTTGTTCTCTGTGTGTGTCACTGCCTCAAAAGAAGaattttataaatatgaaatattgtttgtaccaatttttaaatagatttattaattgattttcTTTCAGCATTGTATATGGTTTCCAGATGTACGAATAAATCGTGCCGAATGTTACCTTCAAGTTGGAGAAGTATATAAAGCAATTGACGACTACAAAGTGATAGTaaaattgaccaatgacaacacACAAGGTTATTATAAAATGAGCGGACTTCACTATCAAATTGGAGATTTAGACGATGCTTTAGTGTAAGTGTTGTTTATACACAATTGGATGGGAGAACAACATACagaataaatatatgtatatgcTTTGTAGGAATATAGGAAATAGCATGTAAGTTTAGGGTTACCCTGGACTAAGTTGTATTATAGTTGGAGAAATAACATGTAAGTTTAGGGTTACCCTGGACTAAGTTGTAATATAGTTGGAGAAATAACATGTAAGTTTAGGGTTaacttaaaggccaggtgcgggcaaaaaatttctattgatcatacattccaataattatcgatctatagtttcccctatgtttcataatttttgggattttctttgtgttacacgagcttgttgaaaataagcactttcatatcagtggggggatagttcaaattacacagtaaaatctctattcttttgtacacaaattttgtaaatagagaggcattttaaaaagctatgaaaaataaatggtgtggtaaaaaatgttatcagatgactaaatataggtaatataacttgaatattacatttctgatatttttattcaacttcagatttttattttattttcatgctatagcaaaaattatccaccgtatatccaccatcttttttcaccgtctagggagtcaccagatatgttattacattaggttaactacctaacttcctggtttttatggaagaattttgccaaattttgtatttgaccatattaagggaaattcatgttttttcgtcttgatttctgttacaaatatttgatttatgtacaattaaccaaatattatatttaaaattcatgcctgtacctgagctttaaaagtTGTAAGTAATAACTTCAATAATGAAAGGCTTATCAATATGTATAAACCTGTACCGTACATATCATCAGTGAATCATtcatacatttaataattaaatttatttttattttcagtgaTATTCGTGAATGTTTGAAGTTAGATCCTGAACACAAAGAATGTTTtccattttacaaaaatatgaaaaagctaaacaaacaattaatgaAAGCAAAAGATTACGAAAATGAAGAAAGGTGAGTCCTTTTTTGTACTCAACATCAATAACGCAAGTGTATTTgcaatagaaaatataataatggaataataaatggaaaagttccaaattgtatttgtatgtatGAAAttcctaataaaatattttcctatTAGAGGAcgaaataaagttaaattaaaatcaataattgcTACAATGATTTTTAATGGACTgtggaatattattaaaattgtattgtattcatAAAATTCTGTACTATAATTGTTTTTCATAAGGATAAGTACTTTCTCCTTATTAACAATACTAGGCTTTTTATGATGATGGGCATATTAAGATGAAAATATTGTATGCTAATAGACACGTCTTGTTTTTATGATGATAGGCATATTAAGATGAAAATATTGTATGCTAATAGACACGTCTTGTTTTTATGATGATAGGCATATTAAGATGAAAATATTGTATGCTAATAGACACGTCTTGTTTTTATGATGATAGGCATATTAAGATGAAAATATTGTATGCTAATAGACACGTCTTGTTTTTATGATGATAGGCATATTAAGATGAAAATATTGTATGCTAATAGACACGTCTTGTTTTTATGATGATAGGCATATTAAGATGAAAACATTGTATGCTAATAGACACGTCTTGTTTTTATGTACAGCTATGAAGATGCTATAGGAAAATACGAAGCTGCAAAGAAAACTGAACCCAATAATTGGGCATACGTATCAAGAGCAGACAGAGGCATCTGTCATTGTTTAgtaaaatcttttaaaacatCAGAAGCTATTACTAAATGTAATGAAGTACTCGCTGATGATGTAGAGAATATTGATGTTTTATTAGATATTGGAGAAgcttatatacaaaatgaagaATTCCAAAAAGGTATGATTGCTAACATAGATTATTTGTTTAGCAGATTCTTGTATGGTATCATATCGAGCAACAATAAACCCTGTGCTGTATCGTGTCTCATGGTGGAAT from Antedon mediterranea chromosome 5, ecAntMedi1.1, whole genome shotgun sequence carries:
- the LOC140048558 gene encoding dnaJ homolog subfamily C member 3-like yields the protein MKNIYNFLSSFPILLVTIGLGHEKGVDATQKDASRHMENGNALLAAGQLAEALNHYNSAIENDPDNFMAYYRRATVYLAMGRSKSALPDLKKSSVLNKAFSPALVNHGNILMKQGHLAAAKKDYEAVIANDPSNKEANEKLRLVDPLIANIKQGDALMKSRNFQEALQYYNAVIDHCIWFPDVRINRAECYLQVGEVYKAIDDYKVIVKLTNDNTQGYYKMSGLHYQIGDLDDALVDIRECLKLDPEHKECFPFYKNMKKLNKQLMKAKDYENEESYEDAIGKYEAAKKTEPNNWAYVSRADRGICHCLVKSFKTSEAITKCNEVLADDVENIDVLLDIGEAYIQNEEFQKAIDEFTKAHNIEDSQRTQDALKRGNKLLKQSLKRDYYKILGVKRNANKKEIIKAYRSLAVQWHPDKFEDAEEKVKAEKKFIDIAAAKEVLTNPEMREKFDRGEDPLDAEEQQQSNRGNWGSPFGFNPFGGGGGHSFKFHYN